In Geothermobacter hydrogeniphilus, the genomic window CAAGAAAAACCCATCACGGCTTTCTGGCGCGGTCTTGTCCGTTTGCTGCTCCCCCCTCCATTGATTTGTCGAGCTTAATCAATCGGTCCTTTTCATAGCAAGTTAATAAGCAATCGTCAATGATTTATGCGTCAATGTTTACGCAATGTTGCATCGCATCGTTGCCGCCCATGCCGTAGAGATGGTCAACAACATTGTCTCCCGCCAACACCGACCAGCTGCCCTCCAGGAGATCCGCAGTGTCGGTGCCGAAGGAGATTTTCTTCTCCGGGTTGAGCAACAGCGGCTGGTTGAGGGTCACCCGGTCGCTCAGATCGACATACTGCACATCGGTGCCGCTGTCGGTGGTGTCGTTGCTGTTGGCGTACAGCAGGTTGGCAAGGTATTCGGCCCGGTCGGCCAGGTACATGTTGGTCAACCGGCCCTTGCCGGTGCTTGGATCGTAAAGGTCCAGTTCGCCGTTGGTGTTGAAGGCGGAATAGTCCAGTCCCAGCACGGCAAAGGGATTGCCCTTGATCAGGGCGTAGCGGTAGGCGATGTCACCGCGCGCCAGACTTTCGATCCGGGATGGCGAGAAGGGGACGAAGCTGCCGTCCTGAAATCTGGGGACATAATACCTGTTTTCCCTTCTTCCCGGAGTGACTCAATTAATGGGTATTATGTCCCCGGAATTCCTTACTGTTTCGTAAAAACGGCGCAGTCCTTTGTGCCTGAATGACTTGATCATGGAAAGATGTATAGCGTGTTGCGCATGGCGCATCAAGTGGAAAGGCTGGGATGAAAGTGAGGGCAAATACAACATTCTTCTTGTTGCGAAAGCGATATATATGTTTATATGTACCGAGGTTTAGTAACGGAAAAGATTGTGACTTCTAAGAGTATCCAACAGCAAAAGGTTCTGCAGTTGTTCGAAGATCGGGGCCTGTTGAGACCTCGAGACCTGGACGCCATCGGTGTGCCGCGCGAAATCCTGCGCCGCCTTTGTCGTCAGGGACTTCTTGAACGGGTGGGGCATGGTCTCTATCGGCAACCGAACCGACCTTTCAGTGAAAATCAAACCCTCGCGGAGGTGTGCAAAAAGTTCCCCAAGGGTGTGGTCTGCCTCCTTTCCGCTCTGCGTTACCACAACCTGACAACCCAAAACCCGTTTGAAGTCTGGCTGGCGATTGATGTTAAGGCCCATAGGCCCATAACTGATCTGCCGGTGCGGTTTGTCCGTCTTTCTGGGGCAGCAATGACCGAAGGAATTCAGATTGTTGACGTGGATGGAACGCCGGTGAAGATTTTCAGCCCTGCCAAAACGGTGACGGACTGCTTTAAATTCCGCAACAAAATTGGTCTGGATGTCGCACTTGAAGCGCTTAAAGATTGCCTTGCTGACGGACAATGTACGCCAGATGAGCTCTGGCATTTTGGTAAAGTCAATCGGGTCAACAGGGTGATGCAACCCTATCTGGAAGCTATGCTGACATGAGTGCGCGCAAGAAAAATATGGCGGCCTCGGTTAAGCAGCGTCTGCTTGATCGTTCTCGGGAACATAAAGAAGATGTCCAACTCTTGTTGATCCGCTACGGGCTTGAGCGATTTTTATACCGTCTTGGCTGTTCAGAGTACCGGCAGCGCTTCATTTTGAAGGGGGCGATGCTGTTTCCATACTGGGAGATCGATGAACATCGACCGACAAGGGATATTGATCTGCTGGGGTTCGGAGAGGGTGCGACTGAGAAATTGGCAGAGGTTGTGCGTGAGGTCCTGTCGAGAGAGATTGAAGATGACGGTCTGCGGTTCGACCTGGACAGTATTGTTGCGGAAGAAATCAGAGAAGATCTGGAGTATGGCGGTGTCAGAATCAAATTCAATGCCTACCTTGAAAAGGCCCGGATCGGGTTGCAGATTGATGTCGGTTTTGGTGATGTTGTCAATCCGGATCCACAAGAAATAACGTACCCATCATTGTTCGATTTGCCTGCACCTCGAATCAGAGCCTACCCGCGAGAAACAGTAATCGCTGAAAAATTTCACGCAATGGTCGTTTTGGGCATGGCCAACAGTCGCATGAAAGATTTTTACGATGTGTGGATTCTGGCCAGGCTCTTTGAATTTGATGGCCCATTGCTTGCTCGGGCAATAGAGCAAACCTTTGCCAGACGTAAAATCGAGGTTCCGACGAGCTCTCCTTTGGCGTTTTGTGAAGATTTTTATAACGACCCCTCAAAACAGGCTCAATGGCGAGCCTTTTGGAACCGGAACAAACTGACCGATGATTTTATTTCTCTTGAGGAGACAGTGGCTTTTATCTCCGGGTTTTTAATACCACTATGCACTGCTGTGACCAGTGAGCAAACGTTTAACGCTCAATGGTTTCCGGGGGGAGGTTGGGTTCTTTCCTGAGGAACTGAACAATCCGGGGGACAAATTTCTTCCTGATCGCCCAGCCATGCTCCCAGTTCCAGGCGGTCGAGGTGGTGACGCTGAGCCTGGCGGCGACTTCCTTCTGCTGCAGGCCCAACTCGATCCGTCGCCGGCGCAGCTTCTCGCCCAGGGTTTTCGGCTCGGTTTCCAATTCGGGAGGCAGGGGACTTTTCAGTTCGGTGGCGATGGAAAAAACCCGGTGAACTGCGTTGGATCTGTTGGAAAAGGGGCACACACCCCTGTCCCTGCGGATTTCTCGGCGATCCCCAGCACCCCTGCTCCTGCACCCCGCTGATGACCCAGCGTTACCGCAGCCGTCTCTCCGGCCCGCTGCTCGACCGCATCGATCTGCACATCGAGGCGCCGCGGGTTGCCCACAAGGATCTCGCCACGACCTGCAGCGCCGAATCATCCGCCGCTATCCGCACCCGGGTTGAAGCGGCACGGCAGATTCAGCGCAACCGGCTGGAGAAATTCGGCCTGCACACTAACAGCCAGATGCAGGCCCGGCACCTGAAACAATTCTGCCGGCTGGACTCAGAGGGAGAAAAACTGCTGGAGATGGTGGTCGACCGGCTCGGCATGTCCGCCCGCAGCTACAGCCGCATCCTCAAGGTGGCACGGACCATCGCCGATCTGACCGGGGAAGAGAAGATCCGCCAGCCGCATCTGGCCGAGGCGGTGCAGTACCGGGGGCTGGACCGGAAGTTGGGGTGAGGGTGATGGACCGGAAATATCCGATCATTTTAGTGGCCAATTCTTATAATATTGTCCTGAATCAGTGAGCTCCTTGTCGGCGTATAGCACAAGTCCTTGATCTGCCTGAGCTTCCCAAAAATCACCAGCGAACCTATGGGTGCGCTTCAGATTTTTGCAAAGCTCATTCAGACCAAGCACTTGCACTCTCCATCCAACAGAAACTTACTGATTCAGGATTGTGAATGATCCTCTGTCCAGCTGGAAGGTACAGCGGAGTAATAGCTCTTGTCTGGCGTGGTAACACTGGCTATGATACAGCACTGCCTTGAGGCCTTTACGCTTTGACTCCTGAGAAGGTACTGACCATATGAATACGACACTGGAAAACCTACCACAACCTCAGGTCCCGAAAGGGAGCTACGAACTCCGTATTCTTCAGGCGTTAAGGCGCATTATCCGTGCTGTCGATATCCATTCTCATAAACTCTCTACGCAGCACAATATCACCGGGCCGCAACTTGCCTGCCTGCTTGCGATCAACGAAGAGGGGCCATTGACAAGTGCCAACCTTGCCAAGAAAGTTTACTTGAGTCCAAGCACAGTCGTTGGAATTATTGATCGACTCGAAGAGAAAGGCCTGATAGAACGCAACCGTAACAGCAAAGATCGGCGTCAGGTCCATATTTCGACAACCTCTGCTGGACGGCAACTGGTTGAAACGGCTCCCTCTCTCCTCCAGGACACCCTGTCCAGTGCCTTGGTAGAACTGCCGGAAATTGAGCAGGTTTCTATCACCATGTCGCTCGAAAAGCTGGTTGACCTGATGGAGGCCCGACAGATTGAGGCGGCGCCTGTGCTTGAGACCGGTTCTTTATCCTCAGAGCTTTAATTCGGATGTCTATGCATGGACTGGCAAACGCCATAAAAAAGAGACGGAAGGACAATCCTTCCGTCTCATACAGTTTTTTCTTCTAGTTAGATCTATTTGGCGGCGTTGCGTGCCATTTCAAGCCAGCTGTTCCATTTTTGCTGGTTTTTTTGGATCCACTCCTTGACGTGACGCTTGATATCTTTCCGTGAGTTTTCACCATCCTGCATGCGGGTGTTCTGTGCGTTGATATCGGAAAGCGGCAGAGTGAAAACCTCAAAGAATTTTTTCGCTGCCGGATTTTTGGCGAGAAACTTCTTGTTGGCAACAATCCGAATGTCGCTGACAACGAAGCCTGCCTTGAGGGGATCGGTAACGGCCCCCTTGATGCCGCTGACAGTCATTCGGTCCTTACCCGGCATCTGGGATTCTTTGGGCATGATCTTCGGTACGTTGATCCACATCACGTCTTTGCCCGGTTTCAGTTTGCCGATCGTCCAGTTCGGTGCCCAGGTGTAAAAGAAGACTGGTTTGCCGGCGTTGTAGCGGGCCAGTGTGTCAGCCATGCTGGCGGAGTAGCCGGCTTTGATCGGATTGATGTCGTCTTTCAGGCCGTAAACGTCCAGGTGGTGGCTGATGACCTTTTCGCAGCCCCAGCCGGGAGGACAGGCTGTCAGGTCCGCTTTGCCGTCACCGTTGTCATCAAAGGCCTTTTTGACTTCGGGGCGTTTGAAGTCATCCAGTGACTTGATGTTGAATTTTTCAACTTCTTTCTTGGAGACCAGGTATCCCTGCAGACCACCGGCCTTTACAACATAACCGACAATTTCAACCTTGTCCTGCCACCCTTTCGGCATCTGGCTGGTGTGGTTCGGGAACCAGCCGTTCGGCCAGTAGTCGACGTCACCAAGTGCGACCGCCTGATAGAAGAGCGGATTTTGCAGTTCCTTCGTTTTTTTGAGCTTGAAACCCAGTTCCTTAAGCCCTTCCTCGACCAAAGCGGCCTGAAAATAACCGGTATTCCAGGTGGCGCGTGCGGGTTGAACCTTAACACCTTTGCCCGGCTTGTCTGCCCTTGCGTAGGCTGGTATGGCCAGGGCTAGAATCAGGAATGCAAACAGCAGCCGTTTCATAATACCTCCTCTTTCTTGGAAACTAAGTTCAGCTGACAAGGAATCGCAATATTGTTGAGTCTGCGATCCAGACGAATGGACGAACAGTTCACACAAAGGCCGGGGAATGACTCTTCTCAGCCGGTCTGTGACCCTTCTCCTTCAGGGTGAAGGAGCGGTATCGCTCAATGAGTTTCTTACTTTTTGCCAATCCCCTGGGTGATGCGGTCCAGGACCATTGCCAGCAGCACAATTGCCAGCCCGCCGACAGTCGCCATGCCGATTTCCAGGGTATTGAGCCCCTGAACCACCGGGTTGCCAAGTCCACCTGCGCCGATCAGGGCCGCAATGACCACCATCGACAGGGCCATCATGATGGTCTGATTCAACCCGGCCATAATTGACGGCATAGCCAACGGAAATTGGACCTTGCGCAGCACCTGCCAGTTGGTGGCACCGAAGGCGAGGGCTGCTTCGACCAGTTCGGGGTGAACCTGGCGAATGCCGAGGCTGGTGAGGCGGATGATTGGCGGCAGGGCGAAGACGATGGTTGCCAGGATGCCGGAGACGGTACCGATGCTGAACAGCATCACCACCGGTACCAGGTAGACAAAGGCCGGGGTGGTCTGCATGGCATCGAGAAAGGGACGCAGGATCATTTCAAAACGGTCGCTGCGGCCGGCCATGATCCCCAGCGGGATGCCGGCGACGGCACAGAAGACCACCGAGCAGATGACCATCGACAGTGTCGTCATGGTGTCTTCCCAGAGGCCCAGGTAGCCAATCAGCAGGAACGTCAACAGGGTGAAGAGGGTCACCCGTTTGCCGGCAAACCGCCAGGCGGCGACAGCGAAAAGCAGGATCACCACCCAGGGCGGCAGGGTCGCGAAAAGCCATTCGAGCCCGTTCAGGCTCCACTCGACCGGGGCCTTGATGAGCTGGAAGATGTCGCGGTAATTAGCTACCAGCCAATCGACGAAGGTCTGGATCCACTCATCCAGAGGAATTTGCTGTTCATCGAAATTGAAAATATTCATTTCGTGGCGGGCCCTTCCAGGGTTCCATTTTCCGATTGTTCACCGCGGTGGAGGGTGCGGAGGAAAAGATTCTTCGAGATGGCCCCGAGATACTTGCCGTCATCATCAAGAATCGCCAACGGCCAGGGATGGCTGGCGACTTGCGGCAGGATGTCCTGCATGGAATCCCCGCTGAAGGCAGGCCTGGCTTCAGGAAGATAAGCGTTGGGGATGGTCTGCTCGGCCTCGGGGCGCTCAATGACCTCGCGCAGGGAATCGGTTGAGACAATCCCTTTGAAGCGGCGCTCGCTGTCGACCACGTAACCATAGTCGCGGTCATTCTTGATCAGTCGCTGGAGAGCTGCACGGGGGCTCTTGCCATCGGCGATGACAAGAGTCACCTGGGAATCCTGGGCAATGTCTCCTGCGGTGAGAATGTTGGTCGGGTCGACACCGCGGAAGAAGGCGCGTACGTAGTCATCGGCCGGGTTCTGGAGAATCTCTTCCGGGGTGCCGACCTGCACCACGCGCCCTCCCTCCATGATCGCGATCCTGTCCCCGATGCGCATCGCCTCGTCGAGATCGTGGGAAATAAAGACGATGGTCCTTTTCTGCCTGGCCTGCAGCCTGAGCAATTCGTCCTGCATCTCGGTGCGGATCAGCGGATCGAGGGCTGAAAAGGCCTCGTCCATCAGCAGCACTTCGGGGTCGGTCGCAAGTCCGCGTGCCAGTCCGACCCGCTGCTGCATGCCGCCGGAAAGCTCGGCGGGCATGCTTTCTGCCCAGGCTTCAAGGCCAACCTGTTCCAGGGCTTTGAGCGCTCTCTCCTCGCGGGTCTTGCGATCAATCCCGTCCATTTCGAGTCCGAAAGCGGCATTCTGAAGCACGTTCATGTGCGGCATCAACGCGAAGGACTGGAAAACCATGCTCATCTTCTTGCGTCGCATCTGGACCAGTTGCCCCCGGTTCATCCTGGTGATCTCTTCGTTGTCAACGAAGACCTGGCCGCTGGTCGGTTCGATCAGGCGGTTGAGCATGCGCACAATAGTGGATTTTCCCGAGCCGGAGAGGCCCATGATGACAAAGATTTCACCGGGGTAGATCTTAAAGCTGGCGTTCTGCACCCCGATGGTGGTCTCGGTCGATTCGAAGATTTCTTCCTTGCTCAGCCCCTGCTCCAGCAGCATGCGGGCTTTTTTCGGTTGTGGGCCGAAAATTTTATACAGGTTTTTGATAGCAATCTTAGGGATCACATCCATTTTAATATTTTCCCAAGGGATATTGGTATTCACTGAGACTGTTGGAGCGGTCAACGCCGGCAGGCTGATGAAAAACGCCCATCTGCTGCGTTGTCCTCACCCCGCGTCAACGACGTACTTATTCCGCGGGGTTGCGGACGCTTTGCATCTGGACATTTTTGCTCAGCCTGGGGAACGTGACTTTTTCAACACCCTGCCAGTGACCTAGGCTAACGCAAATCATATTTGAGGTCAAATCATTCGCCCACTAATCAATGGCTGGTGGAATTTGGATCAGAGTTTCAACAGAGGGGCAGGCCCGTGGAGAATCACCCGGGAACCACGAGGCCCGCATTCGAATGTATGCGGGCCCAAGGGCTGGGAGATTGTCGAGGAGTACGATCTTTCCGGGGGGGGGGGCGGCAAATTGGTCTTCGACCACTCCGAAGCCCAGAGGATGTTTGCCGATGTCAAATCAGGGAAGGTCCGGGGCCGGGTGGTTCCGGAATACGCATGAAAAGCTGTAGCGTGTCATGCCGGTTTCATATTCCTGGTGACAAAGGGGGATGTCATCGAGCGGACCAGCGCGCTGTAGTTCAGTTGGAAGGCCACTTCTGTGCCGACAGAGAGGTTGTCGCCGTTTGATTCCACAATGAGGTGGTCACTGCTGGCCCCCATGATGTCGATGCCGGCAGGTGCCTGCAGGCCGCACGGGTCCGTATCTTGCCTTCCTATCGCCAGGATGGCCTGGGTGACCTGGCCCCGGTCAGCAACGGTCGGGATTTCTCCGAACGCATTTTGGGCGATTTGGCCTGTTGGCAGAGTTGGCTTGACCTTCGCTTCGATCACTTCAGCAATCAGCGTGATGGCATCGGTGTACAATCCGTCGAGCGGTTGCCGATGGAGGGTTTCGCAGCCGAGCAGGATCGCTTCGCCCAGGCGCAGATCGTTGATCCGGCCAATCTCCGCACCACTGAGCGCCCATTGCAGGTTGGCGGAATTGCCGCCCGAGATGGTCTCCATCCGCAAATCGAATGTTGTCTCGATCTGCTCCGCAAGTTCGGTCAGCATCGCCATATTCCGGGCGTCAGGTGCGACCCCGCTGCGACAGGCGAGATTGGTACCGATCCCTTTGAAATCGATATTCGGCAGGTTGAGTGTCTCGCGGACGCAGTCCAGCAGGTCATCAGGCATGATCCCTTCACGGAGATCTCCCAGTTCGACCATAAGCACGACCCCGTGGGTACAGTCTGCCTGTTGTGCTTCTGTCGAGAGTCTTCTGATAACCTCGATTTCGGTATTGCAGCTTACGTCGGCACACCTGACGACCCGTTGCACCTGACTCAGCATCGGTGACCGGATCAGCGTCATTGGTGCTGACGGCTGCCCGATACGCATCGCTTCGATATTTTCGATGCGCGAGTCACCCAGGCCATTGACCCCGGCCTGCAGCAGCGTGGCGGCAACCTCAGCGGAACCGAGGGTTGCCTTGGTCACGCCGGTCACCGAGATGCCGCGCGTGCCCAGGCGCTCTACCAGGGTGCGGGCGTTATGGCCGATTTTGTCGAGGTCGATCTCCAGCCTCGGTGCGGCCATCATGCGTCAGCGGCCTGTTTATCCTTGAGAAGAGGAAAGGCTGCAAGCACCATTTCCACCAACCGTTCAGACGGACGGGTCAGAGCATCTGTGACCGGAATATTGAGTTCCTGTTCATACCGGGTGATTGCCGCACTCACCTCGGGGTCACTCATCTGCTCGTGATTAATTGTCAGGCCGATGATTTTGGTATCGGAAAAGGTCTCGATAAGATTGATTTCACTGGCCGGCGTCGGCATCGGCATTTTCTCAAAATCGCAGCGTTCGCTACGCCGTGGCGCATGCTGTAACACAACGCCGTCAGGGCAACAGCCACGGAGGATAAAAGACGTGGAGGAGAAGGCGGGATGACTCAGTGCGCCTTGTCCTTCGACAACGATGACATCGGGACTCTCGTTTTCGAACGCCTTGACGACAGTCGCTTCCAGCTCGCCGGCGCAGAATTGTGACGGAACCGCATCGAGCGCAACTCCGTAGCGTGCCCCCTGAATCAACCCGGTCTGTCCGGTACCGATCATCACCGTTTTGATGCCCGCTTCATTAAGAGCGCTGGTGATGATGCCGGCGGTGGTGCGTTTACCGATAGCGCAGTCAGTCCCGAGCACAGCGATAACCGGGCAGGTGACTTCGGCGATCCGTCCGCTGAACAGGTTTAAATCTTTCTTGTCGCGGGGTTTGCGGATATCGATAATTTCCACTTTGCCGGCGATACATGCGGCAGCAAAGACCGGGTCATCGTTGAGAAATTCATGCAGACCGTTGACGATGTTCATCCCGTGGCTCATCGCCTCAAGCACCAGACCACGCTCGTACTTCGAAAGCATGCCGCTCGCTGGAGCCATGCCGAAAATGAAGAAATCAGGGACGGAGCCGGCCTGTGCCAGTGAGTCAGCGAGATCGCGACAGACGGGAATCGCGTTCGGCTTGTTGTCGAGGACCATGCCCGTATCAAGGCCGGCTTTTTTACTGTCGATAACCGAAAGAATTTTATACTTTTCAGAGCGTCTGATCAGGCCATTGGCGGTTTTGCCGTCGATCTCACCAAAATTGGCTTCACAATAGACGATTGCGGTGGCAACACGTGAATCGTTTTCTGTGGCGCGAAGTGGTACGGACTTCACTTCGTGGTTTTTGGCAACAAATTTAATGGTGGATTCAGGCGCTTTTAAAGGTACGACGGACGGGACGAGTAACATGGTCTACTCCTTTGAGTATCGGTCTCAGAGGAGGCGACGGGATCGTGCCGACCAGGATTGGCCGATGGTCAACGAGTAGTCCCAACTAAGGTTGGATGCTGTGGAAATAACTTCCCACGAGGTGAGCTTAAGTTGCAACTTTAACACGTTGCGGCACAATCTGTCAGGAAATAACCGAAAAAAGACATTTTTAGAATTTTACGGGAGGCTGACACATATTTATCCAGCATGAGGCCGGTTTCGTACTTACGGAGCGGACAAGAAAAATAACGCCCTCTCCATTCGAGGGACTCACTGATTCAGGGAATAGTATATGATGAACGTTGTTGGTTCCTGATGAGCATCCAAAGCTTTAACCTGAATCGGTGCATCACTCATTTTCGCCCCTCGCTTAGTTTTTTTCTCTTGCCGGCCAGGATTCCACCATGAGCTTCAATGTACTGACTGCTGAAATTTCCCATGAAACCAATTCTTTCAGTTTGCACAAAACCGGTAAACAAGCCTTCATGGCTCGTTATGCCCTGCTGGGCGCAGCGGCTATCAAGGAGCGTGGTGACGAGAATACGGAACTTGCCGGGTTCCTTGATGCCGGTCGTGCGCATGGCTGGCGAATCACCCATGCTCTCAGTGCCGCCGCCGGCCCGAGCGGTAAAGTCAGGCGCAAGGCGTTTGACTGGCTCTGTGAGCCGATCCTTGCCAACCTGGAAAAGTATTCCTTCGACGGACTGCTGCTCGGCTTGCACGGTGCGATGGGGCTCGATTTTCGTGAAGATGGTGAAGGCGAATTGCTGCGGCGCGTCCGCAGCCTGGTCGGCAACGAAATGCCGATAGCCATCACTCTTGATCCCCATGCAAATGTCAGCAGGCGGATGTGTGACTTGGCGGATATTATAGTTTCGTTCAAAACCTACCCGCATATTGATATGCGTGACATCGGTCGCCAGGCTGGAGATATTCTCCAAAGAACCATGGCCGGTGAAATCACGCCGCGCACTATCCGTGTCAGCCGACCCATGCTTGAAGAAGTCAATGGTGGCCGCACCGACATCGGCCCCATGATCGAGCGCATTGCCGCAGCGCGAACTTACGAGGAGCGGGCTGATGTCTTCGCTGTGAGCATCAATGCCGGGTTTGCCAGTGCCGATGTCAGGGAGGTTGGCCCAACAGTACTGGTGACCGGACAGGGGGATTTTGCGGCGCACACTGCTTTTGCCGAAACGATCGCTGATGATATTTGGGAGCGCCGCTTTGAAGTGTTCAACGATTATCTCAGCGTTGACGAAACAGCAGCGATTGCCGTAACTTACGAGCCAGACAAGGGGCCGCTGGTGATTGCCGATTATGCAGACAATCCTGGCGCCGGCGGCTATGGTGATTCAACCGAGCTGTTGCGCGCACTGCTCGATGCGGGTGTGAGCAATGCCTGCTTTGCCCCCATGGTGGATGGCACGGCCGTACAGACGCTGCAAACTGCGGTTGTTGGTCAACCTGTCGAAATAACCCTCGGTGGCAGGATCGATCCAGACTTTGGTGGTGGCCCGCTTGCGGTGGAGGCCGAACTTGTCTCTCTCAGTGACGGGCATTTCATTGGCGATGGTCCAATGATCCACGGACTCCACGGAAGCTTCGGTCCCAGTGCCGTCATCCGTGTCGGTGACATTGAGATATTGGTCGTCACTATCCCTCGACAAATCCTCGATTTGCAGCAATTTAAAGCCTTTGGTATTGACCCGCGGGGCAAAGATGTCGTGGCACTCAAGTCGATGCAGCACTTTCGTGCTGCCTTCGAACCGATTGCGGGAAAAATAATCGTCTGTGACAGCGGCGCACTTTGCACCACACGTTACGACCGGCTGCCATATCGCAACGTGCCAAGGCCGATCTTCCCTTTAGATCCCCTGACTCCGTGAGCCCCTTGTCGGCGGATAGCGCAAGTCATTGACCTGTCTGAGCTTCCCAATAATCACCAGCGAACCTATGGGTGCGCTTTAGATCATTGGAAATCTCATTCAGATCA contains:
- a CDS encoding type IV toxin-antitoxin system AbiEi family antitoxin domain-containing protein — protein: MTSKSIQQQKVLQLFEDRGLLRPRDLDAIGVPREILRRLCRQGLLERVGHGLYRQPNRPFSENQTLAEVCKKFPKGVVCLLSALRYHNLTTQNPFEVWLAIDVKAHRPITDLPVRFVRLSGAAMTEGIQIVDVDGTPVKIFSPAKTVTDCFKFRNKIGLDVALEALKDCLADGQCTPDELWHFGKVNRVNRVMQPYLEAMLT
- a CDS encoding nucleotidyl transferase AbiEii/AbiGii toxin family protein, which codes for MSARKKNMAASVKQRLLDRSREHKEDVQLLLIRYGLERFLYRLGCSEYRQRFILKGAMLFPYWEIDEHRPTRDIDLLGFGEGATEKLAEVVREVLSREIEDDGLRFDLDSIVAEEIREDLEYGGVRIKFNAYLEKARIGLQIDVGFGDVVNPDPQEITYPSLFDLPAPRIRAYPRETVIAEKFHAMVVLGMANSRMKDFYDVWILARLFEFDGPLLARAIEQTFARRKIEVPTSSPLAFCEDFYNDPSKQAQWRAFWNRNKLTDDFISLEETVAFISGFLIPLCTAVTSEQTFNAQWFPGGGWVLS
- a CDS encoding helix-turn-helix domain-containing protein, with the protein product MCPFSNRSNAVHRVFSIATELKSPLPPELETEPKTLGEKLRRRRIELGLQQKEVAARLSVTTSTAWNWEHGWAIRKKFVPRIVQFLRKEPNLPPETIER
- a CDS encoding ATP-binding protein; the encoded protein is MCWKRGTHPCPCGFLGDPQHPCSCTPLMTQRYRSRLSGPLLDRIDLHIEAPRVAHKDLATTCSAESSAAIRTRVEAARQIQRNRLEKFGLHTNSQMQARHLKQFCRLDSEGEKLLEMVVDRLGMSARSYSRILKVARTIADLTGEEKIRQPHLAEAVQYRGLDRKLG
- a CDS encoding MarR family winged helix-turn-helix transcriptional regulator codes for the protein MNTTLENLPQPQVPKGSYELRILQALRRIIRAVDIHSHKLSTQHNITGPQLACLLAINEEGPLTSANLAKKVYLSPSTVVGIIDRLEEKGLIERNRNSKDRRQVHISTTSAGRQLVETAPSLLQDTLSSALVELPEIEQVSITMSLEKLVDLMEARQIEAAPVLETGSLSSEL
- the proX gene encoding glycine betaine/L-proline ABC transporter substrate-binding protein ProX; translation: MKRLLFAFLILALAIPAYARADKPGKGVKVQPARATWNTGYFQAALVEEGLKELGFKLKKTKELQNPLFYQAVALGDVDYWPNGWFPNHTSQMPKGWQDKVEIVGYVVKAGGLQGYLVSKKEVEKFNIKSLDDFKRPEVKKAFDDNGDGKADLTACPPGWGCEKVISHHLDVYGLKDDINPIKAGYSASMADTLARYNAGKPVFFYTWAPNWTIGKLKPGKDVMWINVPKIMPKESQMPGKDRMTVSGIKGAVTDPLKAGFVVSDIRIVANKKFLAKNPAAKKFFEVFTLPLSDINAQNTRMQDGENSRKDIKRHVKEWIQKNQQKWNSWLEMARNAAK
- a CDS encoding ABC transporter permease, with protein sequence MNIFNFDEQQIPLDEWIQTFVDWLVANYRDIFQLIKAPVEWSLNGLEWLFATLPPWVVILLFAVAAWRFAGKRVTLFTLLTFLLIGYLGLWEDTMTTLSMVICSVVFCAVAGIPLGIMAGRSDRFEMILRPFLDAMQTTPAFVYLVPVVMLFSIGTVSGILATIVFALPPIIRLTSLGIRQVHPELVEAALAFGATNWQVLRKVQFPLAMPSIMAGLNQTIMMALSMVVIAALIGAGGLGNPVVQGLNTLEIGMATVGGLAIVLLAMVLDRITQGIGKK
- the proV gene encoding glycine betaine/L-proline ABC transporter ATP-binding protein ProV, which translates into the protein MPKIAIKNLYKIFGPQPKKARMLLEQGLSKEEIFESTETTIGVQNASFKIYPGEIFVIMGLSGSGKSTIVRMLNRLIEPTSGQVFVDNEEITRMNRGQLVQMRRKKMSMVFQSFALMPHMNVLQNAAFGLEMDGIDRKTREERALKALEQVGLEAWAESMPAELSGGMQQRVGLARGLATDPEVLLMDEAFSALDPLIRTEMQDELLRLQARQKRTIVFISHDLDEAMRIGDRIAIMEGGRVVQVGTPEEILQNPADDYVRAFFRGVDPTNILTAGDIAQDSQVTLVIADGKSPRAALQRLIKNDRDYGYVVDSERRFKGIVSTDSLREVIERPEAEQTIPNAYLPEARPAFSGDSMQDILPQVASHPWPLAILDDDGKYLGAISKNLFLRTLHRGEQSENGTLEGPATK
- a CDS encoding alanine/ornithine racemase family PLP-dependent enzyme; the protein is MMAAPRLEIDLDKIGHNARTLVERLGTRGISVTGVTKATLGSAEVAATLLQAGVNGLGDSRIENIEAMRIGQPSAPMTLIRSPMLSQVQRVVRCADVSCNTEIEVIRRLSTEAQQADCTHGVVLMVELGDLREGIMPDDLLDCVRETLNLPNIDFKGIGTNLACRSGVAPDARNMAMLTELAEQIETTFDLRMETISGGNSANLQWALSGAEIGRINDLRLGEAILLGCETLHRQPLDGLYTDAITLIAEVIEAKVKPTLPTGQIAQNAFGEIPTVADRGQVTQAILAIGRQDTDPCGLQAPAGIDIMGASSDHLIVESNGDNLSVGTEVAFQLNYSALVRSMTSPFVTRNMKPA
- a CDS encoding DUF1611 domain-containing protein, whose translation is MLLVPSVVPLKAPESTIKFVAKNHEVKSVPLRATENDSRVATAIVYCEANFGEIDGKTANGLIRRSEKYKILSVIDSKKAGLDTGMVLDNKPNAIPVCRDLADSLAQAGSVPDFFIFGMAPASGMLSKYERGLVLEAMSHGMNIVNGLHEFLNDDPVFAAACIAGKVEIIDIRKPRDKKDLNLFSGRIAEVTCPVIAVLGTDCAIGKRTTAGIITSALNEAGIKTVMIGTGQTGLIQGARYGVALDAVPSQFCAGELEATVVKAFENESPDVIVVEGQGALSHPAFSSTSFILRGCCPDGVVLQHAPRRSERCDFEKMPMPTPASEINLIETFSDTKIIGLTINHEQMSDPEVSAAITRYEQELNIPVTDALTRPSERLVEMVLAAFPLLKDKQAADA